From the Deltaproteobacteria bacterium genome, one window contains:
- a CDS encoding FG-GAP repeat protein gives MVLAATLALLAGSVERSRAEGTKVCDLNRVRIETAHPHQTAAGGEGAWRQVIQRPQASYIALHFEQFDLGQGARVEISDPSGQYRFTYTGKGKGDLGSFWATHIPGDTAVVELISSGTQPGFGFVIDQVAQGYPAPEFTAALRDGAEAICGVDDSREAQCYETTEPAAYDRGRAVARLIINGCFCCTGWLLGSEGHVVTNNHCIANAAETTNTDFEFLAERSCATDCTASGACAGTVIDGSTATFVTTDSKCNLDYTLVKLPADPSPRYGYLTLRPTGAVDGEQMYIVGHPAGWGKQISLESDDPADPNDVCTVDSIGANRCDPDGDCASVTGPSEVGYMCDTQGGSSGSPVLGYNDNEVIALHHCANCPNRGERIQDIITDLGNNVPIDAISRGDRFGSALVACDFNNDGESDLAIGVPEEDVGAVRHAGMVNVLYGTHGQQLQTTAPADQSWTQNSSLGGGPVEGSSELGDRFGGALAGGDFNDDGFCDLAIGVPGESIGADEDAGFVNVLYGSAAGLQTTAPADQGWSQDSGGVEGSSGAGDLLGTALAAGDFNNDGYDDLAIGAPGESIGAVEDAGFVNVLYGSAAGLQTAAPADQGWSQDSSVGGGAVEGTVERGDRFGSALAAGDFDNNGADDLAVGVPNEEVNGDLEAGFVNVLYGRTGAVGLQTTTPVDQGWSQDSLGVDDSAEEGDHFGRALAAGDFDNDGADDLAVGVPEEDLPAADGGLVAVLYGDAGTGLQTTAPTDDAWTQNSAGVEGAAEQGDRFGAALAAGDFDNNGVDDLAIGVPEEDLTVGGTNYLDAGYVNVLYGVGGGTGLQTAAPTDQGWHQNSTNVEGAVEKGDHFGKALAAGDFDSNGADDLATGVPEEDITSGAGNVPDTGFVNVLYGVGGGTKLQTTAPADDGWHQNSTGVNDSCE, from the coding sequence ATGGTTCTCGCCGCAACACTGGCGCTGCTCGCAGGGTCGGTAGAGCGCTCACGCGCTGAGGGCACCAAGGTCTGTGACCTCAATCGCGTGCGGATCGAGACCGCTCATCCGCACCAGACAGCCGCTGGCGGCGAGGGTGCCTGGCGCCAGGTGATCCAGCGGCCGCAAGCCTCGTACATCGCCCTGCACTTCGAGCAATTCGACTTGGGCCAAGGAGCCCGCGTTGAGATCTCGGATCCCAGCGGCCAGTACCGATTCACATACACCGGTAAGGGCAAGGGCGACCTCGGCAGCTTCTGGGCGACCCACATTCCCGGCGACACGGCAGTGGTGGAGCTGATCAGCTCTGGCACGCAACCGGGCTTCGGCTTTGTCATCGATCAGGTCGCCCAGGGATACCCGGCGCCGGAGTTCACCGCCGCGTTGCGCGACGGCGCCGAGGCAATCTGTGGCGTTGACGACAGCCGCGAGGCACAGTGCTACGAGACCACGGAGCCGGCGGCCTACGATCGGGGGCGAGCGGTGGCACGCCTGATAATCAATGGCTGCTTTTGCTGCACCGGTTGGCTCTTGGGCTCCGAGGGACACGTGGTGACGAACAATCACTGCATCGCCAACGCCGCCGAAACCACCAACACCGACTTCGAGTTCCTCGCCGAACGCAGCTGCGCGACCGACTGTACGGCGTCCGGCGCCTGCGCCGGCACCGTCATCGATGGTTCGACGGCGACCTTCGTGACCACCGACAGCAAGTGCAACCTCGACTACACCCTGGTCAAACTCCCGGCGGACCCCTCTCCACGCTACGGTTACCTGACGCTGCGGCCCACCGGGGCGGTCGACGGGGAGCAGATGTATATCGTCGGCCACCCGGCGGGGTGGGGTAAGCAAATCAGCCTCGAAAGCGATGACCCCGCTGACCCCAACGACGTCTGCACCGTCGACTCCATCGGGGCCAATCGCTGCGATCCGGATGGTGACTGTGCCAGCGTTACCGGACCGAGCGAAGTCGGCTACATGTGCGATACTCAAGGCGGCAGCTCCGGCTCGCCCGTCCTGGGCTACAACGACAACGAGGTAATCGCTCTGCACCACTGCGCCAATTGCCCCAATCGGGGAGAACGCATCCAAGACATCATTACCGATCTCGGCAATAACGTCCCCATCGACGCCATCTCTCGCGGGGATCGTTTCGGTTCAGCCTTGGTTGCCTGCGACTTCAACAACGACGGCGAGTCCGACCTCGCCATCGGTGTGCCCGAGGAAGATGTCGGCGCCGTTAGGCACGCCGGGATGGTGAACGTGCTCTACGGCACGCACGGGCAACAACTGCAGACCACCGCGCCGGCGGACCAGTCCTGGACCCAAAACAGCAGCCTCGGCGGCGGTCCGGTCGAGGGCAGCTCCGAGCTGGGCGACCGATTTGGGGGTGCCCTGGCCGGCGGCGATTTCAACGACGATGGTTTCTGTGATCTGGCCATCGGCGTGCCCGGCGAATCAATCGGCGCGGACGAGGACGCCGGCTTTGTCAACGTTCTCTACGGTTCAGCGGCCGGCTTGCAGACGACGGCGCCGGCCGATCAAGGCTGGAGCCAAGACAGCGGCGGCGTCGAGGGCTCATCGGGGGCCGGCGACCTGTTGGGAACGGCGCTGGCAGCGGGCGATTTCAACAACGATGGCTACGACGACCTGGCTATCGGCGCCCCGGGCGAATCAATCGGCGCGGTCGAGGATGCCGGCTTTGTCAACGTTCTCTACGGTTCAGCGGCCGGCTTGCAAACCGCAGCACCTGCGGATCAGGGCTGGAGCCAAGACAGCAGCGTCGGCGGCGGCGCCGTCGAGGGAACGGTGGAGCGGGGCGATCGCTTCGGCAGCGCACTGGCTGCCGGCGACTTTGACAACAACGGTGCGGACGACCTCGCCGTCGGCGTGCCTAACGAAGAGGTCAACGGTGACCTCGAGGCCGGGTTCGTCAACGTGCTCTACGGTAGGACGGGCGCCGTCGGACTCCAAACCACGACGCCGGTGGATCAGGGTTGGAGCCAGGACAGCCTTGGTGTCGACGATTCGGCCGAGGAAGGCGACCACTTCGGGCGGGCCTTGGCAGCAGGTGACTTCGACAACGACGGCGCTGATGATCTTGCCGTCGGTGTGCCCGAGGAAGACCTACCCGCCGCGGACGGGGGCCTGGTCGCTGTCTTGTACGGTGACGCGGGCACGGGACTGCAAACCACTGCCCCGACTGACGACGCCTGGACCCAGAACAGCGCCGGGGTCGAAGGTGCGGCCGAGCAGGGAGACCGCTTCGGCGCCGCACTGGCAGCCGGCGACTTTGACAACAACGGAGTCGACGACCTCGCTATCGGTGTGCCCGAGGAAGACCTGACAGTTGGGGGCACCAACTACCTCGATGCCGGTTATGTCAACGTCCTTTACGGCGTCGGCGGCGGTACCGGACTCCAGACTGCTGCGCCGACCGATCAGGGCTGGCACCAGAACAGTACCAACGTCGAGGGCGCAGTCGAAAAAGGCGACCACTTCGGCAAGGCCTTGGCCGCCGGCGACTTCGACAGCAACGGCGCCGACGACCTCGCCACCGGCGTGCCCGAGGAAGACATCACGAGCGGCGCCGGCAATGTCCCCGATACCGGCTTTGTCAACGTCTTGTACGGTGTCGGCGGCGGAACCAAGTTGCAGACCACCGCTCCGGCAGACGACGGCTGGCATCAGAACAGCACCGGCGTCAACGACTCTTGCGAGTGA